One window of Psychrobacillus sp. FSL H8-0483 genomic DNA carries:
- a CDS encoding DEAD/DEAH box helicase family protein produces the protein MSSCSELLLWSKEHARGANAHVFAWSGQLTPPQQKASEELLASVRQNKSHLLHAVCGAGKTELLFPSIFASLQAGKRVCVAAPRTDVILELFPRFQKVFPKTTIHALYGGAPDQEGFADLVLATTHQLYRFEKAFNVVFVDEADAFPYYADETLQQAVIKAAKQHAAIHYVTATPTKSLKTTNQSILSRRYHGHDLPVPRFASLYGYARKLKKGSVPYKLQQWIEEKTTNNIPFLVFLPTIEMLESFPGHLPRVHAEHPKRKEIVMQLREKKIPGLLTTTILERGITIENVHVAVVGAEQKIFTSSALIQISGRVGRSFQYPAGDIVFFHHGISYEMDNAKAAIEGWNKS, from the coding sequence GTGAGTAGTTGCTCTGAGCTTCTACTTTGGAGCAAAGAGCATGCTCGCGGCGCGAACGCTCATGTGTTTGCATGGAGCGGCCAACTAACCCCTCCTCAGCAAAAGGCAAGTGAAGAACTTCTAGCAAGTGTCCGTCAAAACAAATCTCATCTTCTTCATGCAGTATGCGGAGCAGGCAAAACCGAGCTACTATTTCCGTCTATTTTTGCTAGCTTACAAGCAGGAAAACGAGTATGCGTTGCAGCTCCAAGAACGGATGTAATACTAGAACTTTTCCCACGCTTTCAAAAAGTATTTCCGAAAACGACCATCCATGCACTCTATGGTGGAGCTCCAGATCAAGAAGGCTTCGCTGATTTAGTACTCGCAACAACGCATCAGCTGTACCGTTTCGAAAAGGCATTTAATGTTGTATTTGTCGACGAAGCAGATGCCTTTCCTTATTATGCAGACGAGACATTGCAGCAAGCCGTCATCAAAGCTGCCAAACAACACGCCGCCATTCACTATGTAACAGCCACTCCTACCAAGTCATTGAAAACAACGAACCAATCCATTCTTTCCCGTAGATATCACGGGCATGATTTACCTGTCCCTAGATTTGCTAGCTTATATGGCTACGCAAGAAAATTGAAGAAAGGCAGCGTTCCTTACAAATTGCAGCAATGGATCGAAGAAAAAACAACAAATAATATTCCATTTCTCGTTTTCTTACCAACTATTGAAATGCTCGAAAGCTTTCCAGGTCATTTACCAAGGGTCCACGCCGAGCATCCCAAACGAAAAGAAATCGTCATGCAGCTTCGTGAAAAGAAAATTCCAGGCCTACTCACAACGACTATTTTAGAAAGAGGCATCACCATTGAAAATGTTCATGTAGCAGTGGTTGGAGCAGAACAGAAAATCTTTACATCGAGCGCTCTAATTCAAATAAGTGGGCGAGTCGGGCGTTCTTTTCAGTATCCTGCTGGAGATATTGTCTTTTTCCATCACGGCATTAGCTACGAAATGGACAATGCAAAAGCAGCAATTGAAGGGTGGAATAAGAGTTGA
- the flgK gene encoding flagellar hook-associated protein FlgK encodes MGSTFMGLETSKRGLYTQQSALYTTGHNISNANTLGYSRQRVNMEATLGYPGTGLNAPKMPGHLGTGVQAQSVQRIRDQFIDRQYRQETTKLGYWESRSTAIAEMEDIMSEPSEFGLNASLDQFWKSLQDLSTNPENAAARKVVVQRGIGVAESFNYIHKQLSDIQGNLKNEILTSTDDVNSILNQIASLNEQIQAIEPNGYMPNDLYDARDTLLDELSQFFPIDIEYTKSGGNSLAIAEGSVKVSIKTKTGSIEIINGKDAGKLSPNGMSNNENFEPFNGFTVAGSGAVVGGPITYDDMELNKGKMLSQINSYGHGTDSKNAQGYYPEMLAKLDQMANEFAKAFNVIHEKGHPLAGSADIADFFDVTSSGAAGIKVNADIIKDPGSVAASSGIGEEGSGANAILLANMKSGILTGLGGATVQSFYQSMIGQLGVDGEQANRLAYNSATIKLTVENNRAAVSSVSLDEEMTNMITFQQAYNASARMITVVDETLDKIINGMGRVGL; translated from the coding sequence ATGGGCTCCACATTTATGGGATTAGAAACAAGTAAACGCGGACTTTATACTCAACAATCCGCTCTTTATACAACAGGTCATAATATATCGAACGCAAATACACTAGGCTATTCACGCCAACGTGTAAATATGGAAGCAACTCTAGGTTATCCGGGAACTGGACTTAATGCTCCAAAAATGCCGGGTCATTTAGGAACCGGTGTGCAAGCACAATCTGTACAACGAATTCGCGATCAATTTATTGACCGACAGTACCGCCAAGAAACTACTAAACTTGGCTATTGGGAGTCACGATCGACAGCAATTGCTGAAATGGAAGACATTATGTCGGAACCGTCTGAATTTGGATTAAATGCATCCTTAGATCAATTTTGGAAATCACTTCAGGACTTAAGTACAAACCCTGAAAATGCGGCAGCTCGTAAAGTAGTAGTACAGCGCGGTATTGGTGTAGCGGAATCATTTAACTATATCCATAAACAACTTTCAGATATTCAAGGAAACTTAAAAAATGAAATTCTAACATCCACTGATGATGTAAACTCTATTTTGAACCAAATTGCTTCTTTGAATGAACAAATTCAAGCAATTGAACCAAATGGGTATATGCCGAACGATTTATATGATGCTCGTGATACATTGCTAGATGAGTTATCGCAATTTTTTCCGATCGATATTGAATATACAAAATCCGGGGGTAATTCATTAGCAATTGCCGAAGGATCTGTAAAAGTATCTATTAAAACAAAAACCGGTAGTATAGAGATAATTAACGGTAAAGATGCAGGGAAGCTTTCACCAAATGGAATGTCCAACAATGAAAATTTTGAACCTTTCAATGGATTCACTGTGGCAGGAAGTGGCGCTGTAGTAGGTGGACCGATAACATATGATGACATGGAATTAAACAAAGGCAAAATGTTGTCTCAAATAAATTCATATGGGCATGGAACAGATTCTAAAAATGCGCAAGGTTACTATCCAGAAATGCTCGCAAAATTAGATCAAATGGCTAATGAGTTTGCAAAAGCCTTTAATGTTATTCATGAAAAGGGACACCCACTAGCTGGAAGTGCTGATATTGCGGATTTCTTTGATGTTACAAGCTCAGGAGCTGCAGGTATAAAAGTCAATGCTGACATTATCAAAGATCCTGGAAGCGTAGCTGCTTCTTCTGGGATAGGTGAAGAAGGAAGCGGAGCAAATGCAATACTCTTGGCAAATATGAAGTCCGGAATACTGACAGGCCTAGGAGGAGCAACTGTTCAATCATTTTATCAATCAATGATTGGACAACTAGGAGTAGATGGGGAACAAGCAAATCGTTTGGCTTATAATTCAGCAACAATCAAGTTAACTGTAGAAAATAATCGTGCTGCTGTCAGCTCAGTTTCTTTAGACGAAGAAATGACAAATATGATTACTTTCCAACAAGCATACAACGCATCAGCGCGAATGATTACAGTAGTGGACGAAACACTCGACAAAATCATCAACGGCATGGGCCGAGTTGGATTATAA
- a CDS encoding nuclease-related domain-containing protein: protein MQGHLALLKRLGNTHENESFIREEIRKKEAGERGEDRLLVKLGELRLLGTFRIISDVALHEGDWKVQIDCLVVTDRCCIVLESKNMSGDLNFDTSTEEFYRLEGNNLETPFPNPYFQLMRNIRFMKDLLRRSFPELQVTGAIVMTSKSCRIRNKPSHYPVFKLESIIEKIIHMYNHSSPDFLSDKQLATLEHMIRGEQSKFTYPPLCEHYRISPNDLIRGVECPHCGVLGMKRLSTTWTCLACKKNHRYAHISAVNDYFLLIKKEITNKEIRRFCGIESIYSASRMLNKMNLEAHGSGPGRYFTQKSDK, encoded by the coding sequence TTGCAAGGTCATTTAGCTTTATTAAAAAGATTAGGTAATACGCACGAGAATGAGAGTTTTATTCGTGAAGAGATTCGAAAAAAAGAGGCTGGAGAGCGCGGTGAGGATAGACTTTTAGTAAAGCTTGGAGAGTTAAGATTGCTAGGTACGTTTCGGATTATTTCGGATGTAGCGTTGCATGAAGGTGATTGGAAGGTGCAAATCGATTGCCTTGTTGTGACGGATCGTTGTTGCATTGTGTTAGAGTCTAAAAATATGAGTGGAGATTTGAATTTCGATACGAGCACCGAGGAGTTTTATAGACTAGAAGGAAATAATCTTGAAACGCCTTTCCCAAACCCATATTTTCAATTGATGCGTAATATACGATTTATGAAAGATTTGTTACGCAGGTCATTCCCCGAACTTCAAGTAACCGGAGCCATCGTCATGACATCCAAATCGTGTCGAATCCGGAATAAACCTTCCCATTATCCCGTGTTTAAATTAGAAAGCATTATTGAGAAAATTATTCATATGTACAACCATTCTTCTCCTGATTTCCTGTCTGATAAACAGCTGGCTACTCTTGAGCACATGATTCGAGGGGAGCAATCCAAGTTTACGTATCCTCCGTTATGCGAACATTATCGTATTTCTCCGAATGATTTGATTAGAGGTGTGGAGTGTCCGCATTGTGGTGTTTTGGGAATGAAGCGCTTATCGACTACTTGGACATGCTTAGCCTGTAAGAAAAATCATCGCTACGCACATATTTCTGCTGTAAACGACTATTTTCTGTTAATCAAAAAAGAAATTACTAATAAAGAGATTCGAAGATTTTGTGGAATTGAATCCATCTATTCAGCATCTCGCATGTTAAATAAGATGAATTTAGAAGCACACGGCTCCGGTCCTGGGAGATATTTCACGCAGAAAAGTGATAAATAA
- a CDS encoding flagellar protein FlgN, translating to MSIEKILQALDKLDMLHKSLLEVAYKKTEAIKTGDMDSLDQLLKDEQAHVAGISQLELQRQQEVTDYLRAKGIAPTDNPTVAHVLENTNTDEEKTLLGAARKNLLLTIETLKYQNDLNQKLTLQSLQFVNLTLDMLRPKPDQINYSKNEVKGPSKEKTYFDSQA from the coding sequence ATGTCCATCGAAAAGATTCTGCAAGCCCTAGATAAACTAGATATGCTACACAAAAGTTTACTAGAAGTTGCATATAAAAAAACAGAAGCCATTAAAACAGGTGACATGGACAGTCTAGACCAACTGCTCAAGGATGAGCAAGCACATGTAGCAGGTATTTCACAGCTTGAGCTACAGCGTCAGCAAGAGGTAACGGATTACCTACGAGCAAAAGGAATTGCTCCTACTGACAACCCAACTGTTGCACATGTCTTAGAAAATACCAACACAGACGAAGAAAAAACACTACTAGGAGCAGCCCGTAAAAATTTACTTCTAACGATAGAAACACTAAAGTACCAAAATGATTTAAACCAAAAACTAACACTTCAATCACTACAATTCGTCAATTTAACTTTAGATATGTTAAGACCAAAGCCAGACCAAATAAACTACTCAAAAAACGAAGTAAAAGGTCCATCCAAGGAGAAAACCTACTTCGATTCTCAAGCTTAA
- the flgM gene encoding flagellar biosynthesis anti-sigma factor FlgM, giving the protein MKISNIGLNQVNPYKRNQQLSEKAQNTSKTTADQLEISSVAKSMQTKSPVEVEQAERVAAIKADIDAGTYKVDAKKLAANILNYYRM; this is encoded by the coding sequence ATGAAAATTTCTAACATTGGTTTAAACCAAGTAAATCCATATAAACGCAACCAACAGCTATCCGAGAAAGCACAAAACACATCAAAAACAACTGCCGATCAATTGGAGATTTCATCTGTTGCCAAAAGCATGCAAACGAAATCACCTGTAGAAGTAGAACAAGCAGAACGCGTTGCTGCAATAAAAGCCGATATAGATGCTGGCACTTATAAAGTAGATGCTAAAAAACTAGCAGCCAACATTCTCAATTATTACCGTATGTAA
- a CDS encoding TIGR03826 family flagellar region protein, with protein sequence MGELKNCPSCGEFFNYTGLREVCNNCAMNEEKLYEIVYRFLRKRENRAATVERIVEATGVEESLLHKWVRKNRLQPAMFPNLGYPCDNCGKLTNVGKLCASCSQKLQAGLRQFDAAKEFREKVNNQEATTYRKDRS encoded by the coding sequence ATGGGTGAACTAAAAAATTGTCCGTCCTGCGGCGAATTTTTTAACTATACAGGATTAAGAGAGGTATGTAATAACTGCGCGATGAATGAAGAAAAACTATACGAAATCGTATACCGATTCCTTCGTAAACGTGAAAATCGAGCAGCAACCGTTGAGAGAATTGTAGAAGCAACTGGCGTAGAGGAATCGCTTCTACATAAATGGGTACGTAAAAATAGACTTCAACCAGCCATGTTCCCAAACCTTGGCTATCCATGTGACAACTGTGGAAAATTAACAAACGTTGGAAAGCTATGCGCAAGCTGTAGCCAAAAACTACAAGCTGGACTACGTCAATTCGACGCTGCAAAAGAGTTTCGTGAAAAAGTAAACAACCAAGAAGCTACTACTTATCGTAAAGATAGAAGTTAA
- a CDS encoding DegV family protein: MKTVVVTDSTAYIPQETRESLNIRMVPLSVVIGNDTYREEIDINAAEFYEKIRNERALPKTSQPSLGIFVETFEELSKEYDAVISIHLSSGISGTLAGAEQAGEMVDNIKVLPFDSEISCMVQGFYVLRAAEMAQAGAHPDEIMQELNTMKQTVRAYFMVDSLDHLHRGGRLNGIERVIGTMLQVKPVLHFENKVIVPFEKVRTRKKAMKRIADLLQEDANKHANLQATIIHANNENEAITWKNELQPLMPNVHFTISYFGPVIGTHLGEGSMGLGWVKID; the protein is encoded by the coding sequence ATGAAAACGGTAGTAGTAACGGATAGTACGGCTTATATCCCACAAGAAACTCGCGAAAGCCTAAACATTCGCATGGTACCACTTAGCGTTGTGATCGGAAATGACACTTACCGAGAAGAAATCGACATCAACGCAGCTGAATTTTACGAGAAAATCCGAAACGAACGCGCGCTTCCCAAAACATCGCAACCGTCCCTCGGAATCTTTGTTGAAACATTTGAAGAACTATCAAAAGAATACGACGCAGTCATTTCCATCCATCTATCGAGCGGAATCAGCGGAACACTTGCTGGTGCCGAACAAGCTGGCGAAATGGTGGACAATATAAAAGTACTTCCATTTGACTCGGAAATTTCCTGTATGGTACAAGGCTTCTACGTCCTTCGTGCTGCAGAAATGGCACAAGCAGGTGCTCATCCAGATGAAATCATGCAAGAACTGAACACGATGAAACAAACGGTGCGCGCATACTTCATGGTGGACAGCCTAGATCATCTGCACCGCGGTGGGCGCTTAAACGGCATCGAACGTGTCATTGGCACGATGCTTCAGGTCAAGCCAGTTCTACACTTCGAAAACAAAGTCATCGTACCATTTGAAAAAGTTCGGACACGCAAAAAAGCGATGAAACGAATTGCAGACCTACTTCAAGAAGACGCAAACAAACACGCCAACCTGCAAGCAACCATCATTCATGCGAACAACGAAAACGAAGCAATCACATGGAAAAACGAGTTACAACCACTTATGCCAAATGTTCACTTTACGATCAGCTATTTCGGACCAGTGATCGGCACTCACCTAGGTGAAGGCTCGATGGGCCTCGGATGGGTGAAAATCGACTAG
- a CDS encoding YigZ family protein, translating to MRNNYKTVKGYGECEILIQKSRFITYVERAETELQAQNFINNIKKIHKDATHNCSAYIIGEHDNIQKANDDGEPSGTAGVPMLEVLKKQGIKDTVVVVTRYFGGIKLGGGGLIRAYGKATTEGIDAAKLVERQLHHLMKVSIDYTWLGKVENEVRNSSYPLKEISYADLVEVFVYTKAEDEAKFAEWMTEITNGQAKMELVEKDFLEFEVN from the coding sequence ATGCGAAATAATTACAAAACAGTAAAAGGCTACGGAGAGTGCGAGATTCTTATTCAAAAGTCGCGCTTTATCACTTACGTTGAACGTGCCGAGACAGAACTACAAGCACAAAATTTTATCAATAATATCAAAAAAATACATAAAGATGCTACACATAACTGTTCGGCATATATAATTGGCGAGCACGATAACATTCAAAAAGCGAACGATGACGGAGAACCAAGTGGAACTGCAGGTGTTCCTATGCTTGAGGTGTTAAAGAAACAGGGTATAAAGGATACTGTAGTTGTCGTAACACGTTATTTTGGGGGTATTAAGCTCGGTGGTGGAGGTTTAATTCGAGCTTACGGAAAAGCGACAACAGAAGGAATTGACGCAGCAAAATTGGTGGAACGACAGCTACATCATTTAATGAAAGTATCTATAGATTATACATGGCTAGGAAAAGTGGAAAATGAAGTGCGAAATTCCTCTTATCCTTTAAAAGAAATTAGTTACGCAGATTTAGTCGAAGTATTTGTCTACACCAAAGCTGAGGATGAGGCAAAATTTGCAGAATGGATGACCGAAATAACAAACGGCCAAGCAAAAATGGAACTTGTCGAAAAAGATTTTCTAGAGTTCGAAGTGAATTAA
- a CDS encoding response regulator transcription factor — translation MTKIIIIDDHQLFREGVKRILDFEDTFEVVAEGSDGSDVLRLYEQYLPDVVLMDINMPTKNGVDATEELMEKFPEAKVIMLSIHDDESYVSHALKTGALGYMLKEMDAVAIVSAIKVVAKGGSYLHPKVTRNLVAEFRRLSERENKGNFHQTEIRRPFHLLTKRECEVLQLLTDGQSNRTIGETLFISEKTVKNHVSSILQKMNVNDRTQAVVTGIKNGWVEVR, via the coding sequence ATGACAAAAATTATTATTATAGATGACCACCAACTTTTCCGCGAGGGAGTAAAACGTATACTAGATTTCGAAGATACATTCGAGGTTGTGGCAGAAGGCAGCGATGGTAGTGACGTACTTCGTTTGTACGAACAATACTTACCAGACGTTGTATTAATGGATATTAATATGCCTACGAAAAATGGCGTAGATGCAACAGAAGAGTTAATGGAAAAATTCCCAGAAGCGAAAGTAATTATGCTTTCCATTCATGACGACGAATCATACGTATCCCATGCATTAAAAACAGGTGCACTTGGATACATGCTAAAAGAAATGGATGCTGTAGCAATCGTCTCTGCTATTAAAGTGGTAGCAAAAGGCGGATCATACCTACATCCAAAAGTAACTCGTAACCTTGTAGCAGAATTCCGTCGCCTAAGCGAACGTGAAAATAAAGGAAACTTCCATCAAACCGAAATTCGCCGCCCGTTCCATTTACTAACAAAGCGCGAATGCGAAGTACTTCAACTATTAACAGATGGACAAAGTAACCGTACAATCGGAGAAACTCTATTCATCTCTGAAAAAACAGTAAAAAACCACGTATCAAGCATACTTCAAAAAATGAATGTAAACGACCGCACCCAAGCAGTAGTAACAGGCATCAAAAACGGCTGGGTTGAAGTGAGATAA
- a CDS encoding histidine kinase translates to MTNKNLEVQSLDVIFDRMVEVMDHSKKDIFIISEQSRQSFEEMKVELEIIRGNIETVIIEGDSLESKSRLARNRLAEVSKNFDSYEEPQVRSAYETANEIQINLLIKRNEERQLRQRRDELERRLQGILEMIERADQLVNQVNIVMNYLTSDLKDVGEALENAKIKQDFTLKIIEAQEEERKRLSREIHDGPAQMLANVLLRTDLINITYQQRGGDEAMKEIIELKEMVRNALSEVRRIIYDLRPMALDDLGLIPTLRKYIMTTEEYNPMCRINFQTFGEEQRILPNFEVAIFRLVQECLTNGIKHGKFTEASVKIEWTKQKMNIFVKDNGVGFDPKVVKEKSFGLIGMQERVDLLDGTMKIISAPGRGTSILFSIPINKE, encoded by the coding sequence ATGACGAATAAGAATCTTGAAGTGCAATCGTTAGATGTTATTTTCGATCGAATGGTCGAAGTCATGGATCATTCGAAAAAGGATATATTCATTATAAGCGAACAAAGTCGTCAAAGCTTCGAAGAAATGAAAGTAGAGTTAGAAATAATTCGCGGGAACATTGAAACGGTTATTATTGAAGGGGATTCGCTCGAATCAAAATCCAGATTAGCACGAAATCGTCTAGCTGAAGTCTCCAAGAATTTTGATTCGTATGAAGAACCACAAGTACGTAGTGCATATGAAACTGCTAATGAAATTCAAATAAATCTTTTGATTAAACGCAACGAAGAAAGACAACTAAGACAAAGAAGAGATGAATTAGAACGTAGATTACAGGGGATTTTAGAAATGATCGAACGAGCGGACCAGCTCGTTAACCAAGTAAATATTGTAATGAATTATTTAACTTCTGATTTAAAAGACGTTGGTGAAGCGTTGGAAAATGCGAAGATTAAACAAGATTTCACACTAAAGATTATTGAAGCACAAGAGGAAGAACGTAAAAGACTTTCTCGTGAAATTCATGACGGACCCGCGCAAATGTTGGCCAATGTGTTACTTAGAACAGATTTGATCAACATTACCTATCAACAACGCGGTGGCGACGAAGCGATGAAAGAAATCATTGAGCTGAAAGAAATGGTTCGTAATGCACTTTCTGAGGTTCGGCGTATAATTTATGATCTTCGTCCAATGGCACTTGATGATTTAGGATTGATTCCAACGCTACGAAAGTACATAATGACTACAGAAGAATACAATCCAATGTGTAGAATAAATTTCCAAACCTTTGGAGAAGAACAACGAATACTTCCAAATTTCGAAGTAGCAATCTTTCGCCTTGTCCAAGAATGCTTAACAAATGGCATCAAACACGGAAAGTTCACAGAAGCATCCGTGAAAATCGAATGGACGAAACAAAAGATGAATATTTTCGTCAAAGATAATGGAGTTGGATTTGATCCAAAAGTCGTAAAAGAAAAGTCATTTGGTTTAATTGGAATGCAAGAGCGCGTTGATTTGCTTGATGGGACGATGAAAATTATATCAGCACCTGGTCGAGGAACATCCATTTTGTTTAGCATACCAATAAATAAGGAATAG
- a CDS encoding ComF family protein codes for MNCLLCGSNFQSPPTWRSLILYELAASACSRCWSKFEKAETEIDFLNFKGTRYEGAVDSVTSLYSYNEAMKSYLHQYKFLQDVALSHIFAEELSHVFEKREGIVVPIPMHPEKLVLRTFAQVDELLNSAGIPFQHILAKTATSEQGKKSKKERLEANPLFEVIGKVEELNYILFDDIYTTGATIHHAAKVLKETGARRVDAITLIKG; via the coding sequence TTGAACTGTTTACTTTGCGGAAGCAACTTTCAATCACCGCCTACTTGGAGAAGCTTGATTTTATATGAATTAGCAGCCTCTGCATGTAGTAGGTGCTGGAGTAAATTTGAAAAAGCTGAGACAGAAATCGACTTTTTGAATTTTAAAGGAACTCGCTATGAAGGGGCAGTCGATTCTGTTACTTCACTTTATTCCTATAACGAAGCGATGAAAAGCTATTTACATCAGTATAAATTTCTCCAAGATGTTGCGTTATCACATATTTTTGCTGAAGAGTTAAGTCATGTATTCGAGAAAAGAGAAGGAATAGTGGTACCGATCCCAATGCATCCGGAAAAGCTAGTGTTAAGAACCTTTGCACAGGTGGACGAGCTATTAAATAGTGCAGGAATTCCTTTTCAGCATATACTCGCTAAAACTGCAACAAGTGAGCAAGGGAAAAAGTCGAAAAAGGAACGTTTAGAAGCGAACCCATTATTTGAAGTAATCGGTAAAGTCGAAGAGCTAAATTATATTTTATTCGATGATATTTACACAACTGGCGCCACGATTCACCACGCGGCGAAAGTTTTGAAGGAAACAGGAGCAAGGAGAGTGGATGCCATCACTTTAATAAAAGGATAA
- a CDS encoding LCP family protein, producing MRRKSYKKEKKRRSKKRTILTVSLIVIASLLISLSTYAAYLTKKAETAADKAFEVAGDRGKGSDKRTEKVEPINDNVSVLFIGIDDSEKRDQGDSGSRSDALMLATLNNKSKTVKLISIPRDSYVYIDEVGYNDKITHAHAYGGTKAAIETVEDLLEVPVDYYVKMNFNAFIDVVNALGGIEAEVPYKLVEKDENDQRTVNLQPGLQELDGREALALARTRKYDNDIERGKRQQMILSAVVKKASSASSFTKYGEVIDAVGDNMKTDMTFDEMKSFFEYIKGGVPQIDTLTLEGYDDMSTGTYYWKLEEESLEETRDILKSHLGLQPETSNISDNNSNQIKDYASDDDES from the coding sequence ATGAGAAGAAAATCATATAAAAAAGAAAAAAAGAGGAGATCTAAAAAGCGTACTATATTAACAGTTTCTTTAATAGTAATTGCTTCTTTATTAATCTCTTTATCAACATATGCTGCATATTTGACGAAAAAAGCGGAAACGGCTGCAGACAAAGCATTTGAGGTAGCTGGAGATCGCGGCAAGGGGTCGGACAAGCGCACTGAGAAAGTAGAACCTATTAACGACAATGTTTCCGTTTTATTTATTGGGATAGATGATAGTGAAAAGCGTGATCAAGGTGATTCAGGTAGTCGCTCGGATGCATTAATGCTTGCTACATTAAATAATAAATCGAAAACCGTGAAGCTAATCAGTATCCCTCGTGATTCCTATGTATATATTGACGAGGTTGGCTATAATGATAAAATTACCCATGCCCATGCATATGGTGGAACAAAAGCCGCGATTGAAACGGTTGAAGATTTACTGGAAGTTCCAGTCGATTATTATGTGAAAATGAATTTTAACGCTTTTATTGATGTCGTTAATGCTTTAGGTGGAATTGAAGCTGAAGTTCCTTATAAATTAGTGGAAAAAGACGAAAATGATCAACGAACGGTTAATTTACAACCTGGATTACAGGAGTTAGATGGTCGAGAAGCTTTAGCCTTAGCAAGAACGCGAAAATATGATAATGATATAGAACGTGGAAAACGTCAACAAATGATTCTTTCAGCGGTTGTTAAGAAAGCTAGCTCCGCTTCATCATTCACGAAGTACGGCGAAGTTATTGATGCTGTAGGAGATAATATGAAAACCGATATGACGTTTGATGAGATGAAATCCTTTTTTGAGTATATCAAAGGCGGGGTCCCTCAAATTGATACGCTTACTCTAGAAGGTTACGATGATATGTCAACCGGTACTTATTATTGGAAGCTAGAGGAAGAGAGTTTAGAAGAAACAAGAGATATACTAAAAAGCCACCTTGGACTTCAACCTGAAACGAGTAATATTTCAGACAACAATTCCAATCAAATTAAAGATTATGCTTCCGATGATGATGAATCATAA
- a CDS encoding nuclear transport factor 2 family protein: protein MKLIQAITLAACALTLAACNSTEDTKQNAGSANDAAPTDAQTVTDHGAKDKSEVGFEMAGGNIEEATNVPEKEKTAILSAFDEYMDAFNAEDIDRYMNVISKKPEGFNYNDEKVVVEQAFDEYDTIRTAEDVTIIKYDDSEAQAQVFTNLHIALEQTGTGAKLDRNGRQVTVFAKEDGKWLVTSVYFIGDTAE, encoded by the coding sequence ATGAAACTCATACAAGCAATTACTCTCGCAGCATGCGCCCTAACACTTGCTGCTTGCAATAGCACCGAAGATACAAAGCAAAACGCAGGATCTGCAAATGATGCAGCCCCAACAGATGCACAAACGGTAACAGACCACGGAGCAAAAGACAAATCCGAAGTCGGCTTCGAAATGGCTGGTGGCAACATCGAAGAGGCAACCAACGTACCAGAAAAAGAAAAAACAGCTATACTCTCGGCATTCGACGAGTATATGGATGCCTTTAACGCAGAAGATATCGACCGTTACATGAATGTTATCTCCAAAAAACCAGAAGGCTTCAACTATAACGATGAAAAAGTCGTGGTCGAACAAGCCTTTGATGAGTACGACACAATTCGTACTGCCGAAGACGTAACCATTATTAAATACGACGATTCAGAAGCGCAAGCGCAAGTTTTTACCAATTTACATATTGCACTGGAACAAACAGGGACAGGTGCGAAACTCGATCGTAATGGTCGCCAAGTAACTGTTTTCGCGAAAGAAGACGGCAAATGGTTAGTCACCAGCGTTTACTTTATTGGTGATACAGCTGAATAA